Proteins encoded within one genomic window of Drosophila willistoni isolate 14030-0811.24 chromosome XL unlocalized genomic scaffold, UCI_dwil_1.1 Seg141, whole genome shotgun sequence:
- the LOC6648632 gene encoding annexin B10 isoform X2, with amino-acid sequence MDYKPVPTVVPVAPFDAATDSQTLRSAMKGFGTDEQEIINVITSRSNAQRQLIAAVYATEFERDLTDDLKSELGGKFEDVIVALMMPPVEYLCKQLHSAMAGIGTEEATLVEILCTKSNEEMQQIVVAYEEKYGRPLAEQMCSETSGFFRRLLTLIVTGVRDSLDTPVNADEAKDQAAQLYAAGEAKLGTDEEVFNRIMAHASFRQLKLIFDEYKELSGQTIEQAIKHEMADELHEAMMAIVECVQSPAAFFANRLYKAMDGAGTDDSTLIRIIVCRSEIDLETIKQEFERIYNRTLYSAVVSETSGDYKSALTALLGGA; translated from the exons ATGGATTACAAG CCTGTGCCCACTGTTGTGCCCGTCGCACCGTTTGATGCAGCCACCGATAGCCAGACGTTGCGTTCCGCCATGAAGGGATTTGGAACGGATGAGCAGGAAATCATTAATGTAATCACCTCACGTAGCAATGCCCAGAGACAATTGATTGCAGCCGTCTATGCCACCGAATTCGAAAGAGATCTCACTGATGATCTGAAAAGTGAATTGGGTGGCAAATTCGAGGATGTCATTGTGGCCCTGATGATGCCACCAGTTGAGTATCTGTGCAAGCAGCTGCACTCAGCCATGGCTGGCATTGGCACTGAGGAGGCAACACTGGTGGAAATTCTCTGCACCAAGAGCAACGAGGAGATGCAACAAATTGTGGTGGCCTATGAGGAGAAATACGGACGTCCATTGGCCGAGCAAATGTGCAGCGAAACTTCTGGTTTCTTTCGCCGTCTGCTGACTCTCATTGTGACTGGTGTCAGGGACTCGCTGGATACGCCAGTTAATGCTGATGAAGCAAAGGATCAAGCTGCCCAACTGTATGCCGCTGGTGAGGCCAAACTGGGCACCGATGAAGAGGTATTCAATCGTATTATGGCCCATGCAAGTTTCCGTCAATTGAAACTGATCTTTGATGAGTACAAAGAGCTCTCCGGCCAGACTATCGAGCAGGCCATTAAGCATGAAATGGCCGATGAATTGCATGAGGCCATGATGGCCATAG TGGAGTGCGTACAATCGCCGGCTGCCTTCTTTGCCAATCGTTTGTACAAGGCCATGGATGGTGCTGGAACCGATGACTCTACCCTAATTAGGATTATTGTTTGTCGTTCGGAAATTGATTTGGAGACCATTAAACAAGAATTTGAACGCATCTATAATCGTACACTTTACAGTGCTGTGGTG
- the LOC6648632 gene encoding annexin B10 isoform X1, which translates to MDYKPVPTVVPVAPFDAATDSQTLRSAMKGFGTDEQEIINVITSRSNAQRQLIAAVYATEFERDLTDDLKSELGGKFEDVIVALMMPPVEYLCKQLHSAMAGIGTEEATLVEILCTKSNEEMQQIVVAYEEKYGRPLAEQMCSETSGFFRRLLTLIVTGVRDSLDTPVNADEAKDQAAQLYAAGEAKLGTDEEVFNRIMAHASFRQLKLIFDEYKELSGQTIEQAIKHEMADELHEAMMAIVECVQSPAAFFANRLYKAMDGAGTDDSTLIRIIVCRSEIDLETIKQEFERIYNRTLYSAVVDSETSGDYKSALTALLGGA; encoded by the exons ATGGATTACAAG CCTGTGCCCACTGTTGTGCCCGTCGCACCGTTTGATGCAGCCACCGATAGCCAGACGTTGCGTTCCGCCATGAAGGGATTTGGAACGGATGAGCAGGAAATCATTAATGTAATCACCTCACGTAGCAATGCCCAGAGACAATTGATTGCAGCCGTCTATGCCACCGAATTCGAAAGAGATCTCACTGATGATCTGAAAAGTGAATTGGGTGGCAAATTCGAGGATGTCATTGTGGCCCTGATGATGCCACCAGTTGAGTATCTGTGCAAGCAGCTGCACTCAGCCATGGCTGGCATTGGCACTGAGGAGGCAACACTGGTGGAAATTCTCTGCACCAAGAGCAACGAGGAGATGCAACAAATTGTGGTGGCCTATGAGGAGAAATACGGACGTCCATTGGCCGAGCAAATGTGCAGCGAAACTTCTGGTTTCTTTCGCCGTCTGCTGACTCTCATTGTGACTGGTGTCAGGGACTCGCTGGATACGCCAGTTAATGCTGATGAAGCAAAGGATCAAGCTGCCCAACTGTATGCCGCTGGTGAGGCCAAACTGGGCACCGATGAAGAGGTATTCAATCGTATTATGGCCCATGCAAGTTTCCGTCAATTGAAACTGATCTTTGATGAGTACAAAGAGCTCTCCGGCCAGACTATCGAGCAGGCCATTAAGCATGAAATGGCCGATGAATTGCATGAGGCCATGATGGCCATAG TGGAGTGCGTACAATCGCCGGCTGCCTTCTTTGCCAATCGTTTGTACAAGGCCATGGATGGTGCTGGAACCGATGACTCTACCCTAATTAGGATTATTGTTTGTCGTTCGGAAATTGATTTGGAGACCATTAAACAAGAATTTGAACGCATCTATAATCGTACACTTTACAGTGCTGTGGTG GAT